One window of the Candidatus Zixiibacteriota bacterium genome contains the following:
- a CDS encoding conserved hypothetical protein (Evidence 4 : Unknown function but conserved in other organisms), protein MLKIYLPALIFAVLLINPVRGQEMEGILSQTRTPIRPQIPENINPSAVSVTRLHYGGGGDWYWGSSALPNLLDFIRANSNMPVDTIEHVVQIMDDNLFRFPFLFATGHGIMKFTDDEKTRLLTFLTNGGFLFINDSYGMDKNVRKVIADLFPERELVELPFDHPIYHSYYDFPGGPPKIHEHDGKPAQGFGIIINGRVVLYYLYESDIGDGWEDPQVHNDPPEKREEALKMGTNLLVYALTH, encoded by the coding sequence ATGCTCAAAATCTACTTGCCGGCTCTTATTTTTGCCGTTTTGTTGATTAATCCGGTGCGGGGTCAGGAGATGGAAGGAATCCTTTCGCAAACAAGGACACCGATTCGGCCCCAAATCCCGGAAAATATCAACCCTTCGGCCGTATCGGTTACCCGCCTGCATTACGGCGGCGGGGGAGACTGGTATTGGGGAAGTTCCGCCCTGCCGAACCTTCTCGATTTCATCCGCGCCAACAGTAATATGCCGGTCGATACTATCGAGCATGTGGTTCAGATAATGGATGATAACCTGTTCCGCTTCCCCTTCCTGTTTGCGACCGGTCACGGGATAATGAAATTTACCGATGACGAGAAAACCCGCCTGCTCACTTTCCTGACCAACGGCGGCTTTTTATTCATAAATGATTCCTACGGGATGGATAAGAATGTCCGGAAAGTAATCGCCGACCTCTTTCCGGAAAGGGAACTGGTGGAACTGCCTTTCGACCATCCGATCTATCACAGTTACTATGATTTCCCCGGCGGCCCGCCCAAAATACACGAGCATGACGGAAAACCGGCGCAGGGCTTCGGGATAATTATCAATGGACGGGTAGTGCTGTATTATCTTTATGAATCGGATATCGGGGATGGTTGGGAGGATCCGCAGGTCCATAATGACCCGCCGGAAAAGAGGGAAGAGGCGCTGAAAATGGGCACCAATCTGCTGGTTTATGCCCTTACTCATTGA